The following are encoded together in the Glycine soja cultivar W05 chromosome 5, ASM419377v2, whole genome shotgun sequence genome:
- the LOC114412532 gene encoding MND1-interacting protein 1-like — protein sequence MGCTMREKHIRANRRPRSVKPDSDSCDKDAISKSIAESGLKPFKYHLDLNDSSQSPNSNPNVEETGWGYCTEEQLEEILLKNLEFIYNEAVSKLVALGYDGDVAVKAILRNGHCYGGMDVLTNILHNSLAFLNTNSDGDGGGYSSNGGNLHESEPVFSDLRQLEEYSLAGMVCLLQQVRPHLSKGDAMWCLLMSDLHVGRASAMEIPVPDNGSTVPATGEGGANSAGVMAPALCRFHGGWGFGNGGGLEFPVNGIFSCGAEMNLQLQRDIEFPKRLNLSPSMKSLLKRNVAMFAAGFRANSKQLQAQVKAFPGRSTAPNLDSLDVSGTEVLAEQSGGDSENLDNQDAVNSVLSKFRDLNLDENLDLVAEDQKDEVIVSLFHQIRDLEKQVNERKDWAHQKAMQAARKLSSDLTELKMLRMEREETQKLKKGKPELEDTTMKRLSEMENALRKASGQLDLANAAVRRLETENAEMKAEMEASKLSASESVTACLEVAKREKKCLKKLLAWEKQKAKLQQDISDEKEKILKTQEILVQIRQCQKEAEVKWKEELKAKEEALALVEEERHSKEAAESNNKRKLETLRLKIEIDFQRHKDDLLRLEQELSRLKASAQSAELHNQSSTSPTSDSEGAKPQRETIARLLQELDNLEDLSEKEVNSNRECIVCMKDEVSIVFLPCAHQVMCASCSDEYGRKGKAICPCCRVQIQQRIRVFGASS from the exons ATGGGTTGCACCATGAGGGAAAAGCATATCAGAGCTAATCGGAGACCCCGATCGGTGAAACCGGACTCGGATTCTTGCGACAAAGATGCCATATCCAAATCCATAGCGGAGTCTGGTCTTAAGCCCTTCAAATACCATCTGGATCTCAACGATTCTTCCCAGAGTCCGAATTCAAACCCTAATGTAGAGGAAACCGGGTGGGGTTACTGTACAGAGGAACAATTGGAAGAGATTCTGTTGAAAAACTTGGAATTTATATACAACGAAGCTGTGTCGAAGCTTGTTGCGTTGGGATATGATGGGGATGTTGCTGTTAAGGCCATACTGCGAAATGGGCATTGTTATGGTGGCATGGATGTGCTGACAAATATTTTGCACAATTCCTTGGCTTTTTTGAATACTAATAgtgatggtgatggtggtggttaTAGTAGTAATGGTGGGAATTTGCATGAGTCTGAGCCTGTGTTCTCTGATTTGAGGCAGTTGGAGGAGTACTCTTTGGCGGGTATGGTGTGTTTGTTGCAACAAGTGAGGCCTCATTTGAGCAAAGGGGATGCCATGTGGTGTTTGCTCATGAGTGATCTTCATGTCGGGAGGGCCAGTGCTATGGAGATTCCGGTGCCGGACAATGGGAGCACTGTGCCGGCTACCGGTGAGGGTGGTGCCAATTCGGCTGGTGTTATGGCGCCGGCTTTGTGTAGGTTTCATGGGGGGTGGGGATTTGGAAATGGGGGAGGCTTGGAATTTCCTGTGAACGGGATATTCTCTTGTGGTGCAGAGATGAATTTGCAGCTGCAACGAGACATTGAGTTTCCGAAGAGGTTAAATCTTTCTCCTTCGATGAAGTCCTTATTGAAGAGAAATGTTGCTATGTTTGCTGCTGGTTTTAGGGCGAACTCCAAGCAATTGCAGGCGCAGGTGAAGGCCTTTCCCGGCCGGAGTACTGCACCTAATTTGGATTCTTTGGATGTGTCCGGGACAGAAGTCCTGGCTGAGCAGTCCGGAGGAGATTCAGAGAATCTTGATAACCAAGATGCTGTGAATTCGGTGCTGAGTAAATTTCGTGATTTGAATCTTGATGAGAATTTGGACTTAGTTGCCGAAGATCAGAAGGATGAGGTGATAGTCTCTTTATTTCATCAGATTAGGGATCTTGAGAAACAGGTCAACGAGCGAAAAGATTGGGCTCATCAGAAGGCAATGCAGGCGGCAAGAAAGCTAAGCAGTGATTTGACTGAGCTCAAAATGTTGCGGATGGAAAGAGAGGAGACTCAAAAATTGAAGAAAGGGAAACCAGAACTTGAGGACACAACCATGAAGAGACTCTCAGAGATGGAGAATGCCTTGAGAAAGGCCAGTGGTCAACTGGACCTTGCGAATGCAGCTGTGAGGAGATTAGAAACTGAGAATGCAGAAATGAAAGCAGAGATGGAGGCTTCCAAATTAAGTGCATCCGAGTCAGTGACAGCTTGCTTAGAAGTTgcaaaaagggagaaaaaatgCTTAAAGAAACTTCTAGCTTGGGAAAAACAGAAAGCTAAGCTGCAGCAAGATATTTCTgatgaaaaagagaagataTTGAAGACACAAGAAATATTGGTTCAGATTAGACAATGTCAAAAGGAAGCTGAG GTAAAGTGGAAGGAGGAGTTGAAGGCTAAAGAGGAAGCCCTAGCACTAGTTGAGGAGGAACGCCACTCTAAGGAAGCAGCCGAGTCTAACAATAAGAGGAAGCTCGAGACTTTGCGTCTGAAGATAGAGATAGATTTCCAGCGCCACAAAGATGATCTACTAAGACTTGAGCAGGAGCTTTCTCGCCTTAAAGCATCTGCTCAGTCTGCCGAGTTGCATAACCAATCAAGCACTTCACCTACAAGTGACTCGGAGGGTGCAAAGCCCCAAAGAGAGACCATTGCTAGGCTGCTTCAAGAATTGGATAATCTGGAGGACCTTTCGGAGAAAGAAGTAAACAGCAACAGAGAATGCATTGTATGTATGAAAGATGAAGTCTCCATTGTTTTCTTGCCGTGCGCACACCAAGTTATGTGTGCTAGTTGCAGTGATGAGTATGGAAGAAAAGGTAAGGCTATTTGTCCTTGCTGCAGGGTTCAAATCCAACAGAGAATCCGTGTATTTGGGGCAAGTTCCTAg